In Deinococcus puniceus, one genomic interval encodes:
- the ddrA gene encoding single-stranded DNA-binding protein DdrA yields MKLSDVQKRLQAPFPAHVVAWKPQAFTKDRTRALMLAHVDARAVQDRLDAICPDGWTFEIEVIAGAARPTVKGRLTVLGVIREDIGEAPEGDLGTLKAASSDALKRCAVHFGIGRYLYDLPKVWADWNDARREPVTPPELPEWARPDHERSPGGAHLVQAMEQLRYELPEDLDLQREVYKHLKAALGSIHPGQGTGQAA; encoded by the coding sequence ATGAAGCTGAGCGATGTTCAGAAACGACTCCAAGCCCCGTTTCCCGCTCATGTGGTGGCGTGGAAACCTCAGGCCTTTACCAAAGACCGCACCCGCGCCCTGATGCTCGCCCACGTGGACGCCCGCGCCGTACAAGACCGCCTCGACGCCATCTGCCCCGATGGGTGGACATTTGAAATCGAAGTCATCGCCGGGGCCGCCCGCCCCACCGTGAAGGGCCGCCTGACCGTGTTGGGCGTCATTCGTGAGGACATCGGAGAGGCCCCGGAAGGCGACCTCGGCACGCTGAAGGCCGCCAGCAGCGACGCCCTGAAGCGCTGCGCCGTGCACTTCGGCATTGGCCGTTACCTGTACGACCTGCCCAAAGTCTGGGCCGACTGGAACGACGCGAGGCGCGAACCCGTGACCCCGCCCGAACTGCCCGAATGGGCACGCCCTGACCACGAACGCAGCCCCGGCGGAGCGCACTTGGTGCAGGCGATGGAGCAACTGCGCTACGAGTTGCCCGAAGACCTCGACCTTCAGCGCGAAGTGTATAAGCACCTGAAAGCCGCGCTGGGCAGCATTCACCCCGGTCAGGGCACCGGACAGGCCGCGTGA
- a CDS encoding class I SAM-dependent methyltransferase has translation MIQNPFQSADGAKRYAAGRPYLHPLFMERLTPWLSEEARGKGGVGADIACGTGLSSVALAEVVNQVWAFDLSSSMLAEAAEHARIKYAQAPAEELPLDANSVDVITVAQGIHWFDRPAFFAEARRILRRGGVLCVYDMFFLGHSTGEPLFNLWVKQHYNTRYPAPARWPYTLDEAQATAEGFSFWEEEFKHDLPMNRTQLVSYLLTQSNTIAASDEGREASEQIAEWLDRELLRFLPDEKNGFISFGGIIRVLKYQS, from the coding sequence GTGATCCAAAATCCCTTTCAAAGTGCTGATGGAGCCAAACGGTACGCGGCTGGACGGCCTTACCTCCACCCGCTGTTTATGGAGCGGCTAACTCCTTGGCTGAGTGAAGAGGCACGGGGAAAAGGCGGAGTCGGAGCGGATATCGCCTGCGGCACGGGCTTATCCAGCGTGGCTTTGGCAGAGGTAGTGAATCAAGTCTGGGCCTTTGACCTGTCGTCATCCATGCTGGCCGAGGCCGCCGAGCATGCACGGATCAAGTATGCACAGGCTCCCGCCGAGGAATTGCCGCTCGACGCAAACAGCGTGGATGTCATCACAGTGGCGCAGGGCATCCACTGGTTTGACCGTCCCGCTTTCTTTGCAGAGGCCCGCCGTATCCTGAGACGCGGCGGCGTCCTGTGCGTGTACGACATGTTTTTTCTGGGACACTCGACAGGAGAACCGTTGTTCAATCTGTGGGTAAAACAGCACTACAACACCCGTTATCCTGCCCCGGCACGCTGGCCCTACACCTTGGATGAAGCGCAGGCCACAGCAGAGGGCTTCAGTTTTTGGGAAGAAGAGTTCAAACACGACTTGCCAATGAACCGCACCCAACTCGTGTCCTATCTCCTGACCCAGAGCAACACGATTGCTGCTAGCGACGAAGGCCGGGAAGCATCAGAACAGATTGCCGAGTGGCTTGACCGAGAGTTGCTCCGCTTCCTGCCAGACGAAAAAAATGGGTTCATCAGCTTTGGGGGAATCATCAGAGTGTTGAAGTACCAGAGCTAA